DNA from Chloroflexota bacterium:
CTTTTGACCCATATGATGTCTCCTGTATCAGAAGCTAGTAAAAAAACTGAGAGTTGGAAAACCCTCAGTTGACGTTGAAGTTTGACACATATTATAGGCTGCTTTGGCTTGGTTGTAAAGAGCGCCGCAAGGTAATATAATTGCAAAGTTCTTATTCAGGTTCAGGAGATAATGTGGTTGCTCTATATATAACGTCCATGGCAGCTGCCGGGAAAACAGCCTTGTGCGCTGGCATTGGTAAAAAGTTGCTTGACCGAGGGGTGAAGGTGGGCTTTCTTACGCCAGTCCAGATCTTTGAAACCAGCGGCACCGATGGTTGTGAAGATGCCATTTTCATCAAGGAAATCTTCGAGTTGACAGAATCTAGTGAGCTGCTTTGCCCTATTCGCTCGTCCCAGCGTGAATTGTTGCGAAGCTTGACCGATGAGGTAGCAGATTTCACGCAGAGGCTTAAGCAGGCATATCGTAAGATATCACGGGATAAAAATATAGTCATAATGGAGGGAGTTGGCAACTTGGGCATAGATAAAGTCTCTACTCTTGCGTGCTACACGATTGCTGAGACCTTAGAGGCTAGGGTGATTATTGTGCTCCGTTATTCCTCAACTTTAGATGTGTCGAAGATTGCGCAGATAGGTAAGAGGTTAGGGCAACGGTTGCTGGGGATTATTATTAACTTTGTGCCGAAGTCCAAAATGGAAACTGCGAGACAGAACTTGACAGCCTCGTTTCAGAAGGCTGGGATAAAGGTGTTGGGCATACTCCCTGAGGTTCGGAGCTTGCTTGGCGTAAGTATTGGAGAGTTGGTCAAAATTCTAGAAGGGGAGCTCTTGACTTTTCCGGAGAATAATGATGAGATAGTAGAAAATATACTGGTGGGGGCCATGACTCTTGACTCTGGGATAGACTATTTCAATCGTAAGCAAAACAAAGCTGCGGTGATTCGCGGCGAACGTTCTGATATGCAGCTGGCTGCTTTAGAAACATCAACCAAATGCCTCATTCTTACTAACAATCTAAAGCCTTCGCGCCCTGTTATCTCTCAGGCTGAGGAAAAGCATGTGCCGATAATTGTGGTGAAGCAGGATACCCCTGCTGCTATAGCCTGCATCGAGGAAGCTTTAACCAAAGCTAGCTTCCGCAGCCCTCGAAAACTAGATACGTTTGGTAATGTTTTAGATTGCTATTTTGATTTTAAAGCTCTTTATTCAGAGCTTGGCCTGGAAGCTTAATGTCCTCGTTTTCCACAACGGCCAAAATTTCTCTGGCGTGTTGA
Protein-coding regions in this window:
- a CDS encoding phosphotransacetylase family protein, which codes for MVALYITSMAAAGKTALCAGIGKKLLDRGVKVGFLTPVQIFETSGTDGCEDAIFIKEIFELTESSELLCPIRSSQRELLRSLTDEVADFTQRLKQAYRKISRDKNIVIMEGVGNLGIDKVSTLACYTIAETLEARVIIVLRYSSTLDVSKIAQIGKRLGQRLLGIIINFVPKSKMETARQNLTASFQKAGIKVLGILPEVRSLLGVSIGELVKILEGELLTFPENNDEIVENILVGAMTLDSGIDYFNRKQNKAAVIRGERSDMQLAALETSTKCLILTNNLKPSRPVISQAEEKHVPIIVVKQDTPAAIACIEEALTKASFRSPRKLDTFGNVLDCYFDFKALYSELGLEA